The Candidatus Nitrosymbiomonas proteolyticus genome has a segment encoding these proteins:
- a CDS encoding Mu-like prophage malor hesd subunit gpT produces the protein MALTPSDIPDLLLPGLKAEFAQAYKNEVDHSPAERIATTIQTTLPIQKYAWLGTVPPMREFVDERRPSGLAANAVTIEDKTFESTIAVERKAIEDDQLDLIRLRIRDMAFRVSMHRHQMIVQALSDGFAQNGYDGVSFFNTAHPAGTGTHPNRTTKALDEAALAEAISTMMVVPDEHGTPLGIAPDTLLVGPKLQWTALELVESPVVVYKGNDSDTAPSTPYSNAFQGRLRVVVSPFLTGTSDDYWFLLDTQRPIRSVILQQRSDVPVEFGALDNTSGSESAFMRDRFYYGVRARYNVGYGLWQTAYGAIL, from the coding sequence ATGGCTCTTACCCCGAGCGACATTCCCGACCTGTTGCTACCCGGCTTGAAGGCCGAGTTCGCGCAGGCTTACAAGAACGAAGTGGACCACAGCCCCGCCGAGCGGATTGCGACCACGATCCAGACGACATTACCGATTCAGAAGTACGCCTGGCTAGGAACGGTCCCGCCGATGCGAGAGTTCGTCGACGAGCGACGCCCTTCGGGTCTCGCCGCCAACGCCGTGACCATCGAGGACAAGACGTTCGAGTCCACCATCGCCGTCGAGAGGAAGGCGATCGAGGACGATCAACTCGACCTGATCCGATTGCGCATCCGCGACATGGCGTTCCGCGTCTCCATGCACCGCCATCAGATGATCGTACAGGCGCTCTCCGACGGGTTCGCGCAGAACGGATACGACGGCGTGAGTTTCTTCAACACGGCTCACCCGGCGGGAACTGGCACACACCCAAACCGCACGACCAAGGCGCTCGACGAGGCGGCTTTGGCGGAGGCGATCTCGACGATGATGGTCGTCCCGGACGAACACGGCACACCCCTCGGGATCGCCCCGGACACGCTCTTGGTCGGGCCGAAACTGCAATGGACCGCGCTCGAGCTCGTCGAAAGCCCGGTGGTGGTGTACAAGGGCAACGACAGCGACACCGCTCCGTCGACTCCGTACTCGAACGCCTTTCAGGGCAGGCTCCGCGTCGTAGTCAGCCCGTTCCTGACCGGCACGAGCGACGACTACTGGTTCCTGCTGGACACTCAGCGCCCGATCCGGTCGGTGATTCTGCAGCAACGTAGCGACGTTCCGGTGGAGTTCGGCGCGCTCGACAACACAAGCGGCAGCGAGAGCGCGTTCATGCGGGATCGGTTCTACTACGGCGTCCGGGCTCGCTACAACGTAGGCTATGGGCTCTGGCAGACGGCTTACGGAGCGATCCTGTGA